Part of the Oncorhynchus kisutch isolate 150728-3 linkage group LG2, Okis_V2, whole genome shotgun sequence genome, CTATATCATTTAGGAGGATGATAATCCAGGTATTCTTCAAACTGACAGTCCAGTCCACAATACTGTAACTACTAGTTCATGTAAGGATGGGTGGATTTCATTACTGCAGGTCAAATCATAGCTGTGGTCCAATGCTATCCAAATCACTACTGAGAGAAATTCAAAAAAATGGGTGGCAAAAAGCTATGGTTTCACAGAACATGAAGTAGCTGTGTATTGACAAACAATAAATTGCATTGGCAACCTAATGAAAAGAAAGACATTCCATAAAACATTATAGACCAGTCTCCAGTCATGTAGCTATTACACCAGGTTGTCCAGAACAGAAAATACACAACTTACTTATAGGAGAGAGACCAACTTTCTATACATTGTACAGAGGGAATGTTTACAGAGCAAAGTTGCGTAGCTGTTGAATCCAGAACAAGGGTATTGTAACACCTAACATTAAATCTAATCTCTTAACCTATTGTAGAAATGTAACAAGTTAGAGAAGCTAGCATTTAATGTAAAACCATGTTGACAAGAGATTTAATAGCTAGCATGTTAACTAAACAAATTAACCTTAAAAGACACATTAACAATAAAGCACAAAGGAGAGACATCATGCAAGACAAAAATGACTAAGGCAATATAAAAAGAAAACTCATTTCAATTTGTCAAGGTACATTTCAAATGTGGCCGTTGTGTTTCGCTTCACATGCAACAATTATTCTGATTCAATATATACCATAGAAACCCTTTTATGTAACCTCTGCGTTACTATTCAGAAAGTTATGCATTGTAATATCTATAAAGAAAGACAATttaattaaaatgtaattttgcAAGTCAAAGCTTGATGTTCAGAACTTTATAGGGCACTAAAAGCCCTCCTAACAATTGTACCAAGGTGAAAGCACACAGAGAAACGCCTAATAACAAATATACCAGTATATTGCAAAATTAAGTTTGATTTAAAATATCTGTGCCATGAAGGTAGGAAATCAGAAGCGATGCCAGTGGTCAGTCTTTGCTGAAATACCAAGAGGGCTAAAATGTGTGAAAGGGAAGTGCTTATAAAAGAGGGGAAAGTTGCACTTCCACTTAAAAATAAAGTAACCATTAACCTTGAATTGTATGTTTCAGAAAGTCCAGATGGAGCAGTAGTTTGACTTGACAGTCACCAAGAATGACTAATCAACCATACGGTGGAGGCTAGAAATACTTCAAAAAGCACAGAACTAATAAAATAtgcagttgatgtcggaagtttacatacacttaggttggagtcatcaaaactcgtttttcaaccactccacaaatttcttgttaacaaagttttggcaagtcggttaggacattacttcgtgcacgacacaagtacattttccaacaattgtttatagacagattatttcaatgaatcacaattccagtaggtcagaaaattacatacactaagttgactgtgcctttaaacagcttataaaactccagaaaatcatgtcatggctttagaagcttctgataggctaattgacatcatttgagtcaattgaaggtgtacctgtggatgtatttcaatgcctaccttcaaactcagtgcctctttgcttgacctcatgggaaaatcaaaagaaatcagccaagacctcagaaaataaattgtagacctccacaagcctggttcatccttgggagcaatttccaaacgcctgaaggtaccacgttcaactgtacaaacagtatgcaggtacacacaccatgggaccacacagccgttataccgctcaggaaagagacacgttctgtctcctagagattaacgtactttggtgtgataaatgcaaatcaatcccagaacagcagcaaaggaccatgtgaatatgctggaggaaacaggtacaaaagtatctatatacacagtaaaacaagtcctatatcaacgtaacctgaaaggccgctccgcaagaaaactgccataaaaaaagccagactacggtttgaaactgcacatggggacatagatcgtactttttggattaatgtcctctggtctgatgaaataataatataactgtttggccataatgaccatcgttatgttcggaggaaaaggggggatgcttgcaagccgaagaacatcatctgaaccgtgaagcacgggggtggcagcatcatgttgtgggggtgctttgctgcaggagggactggtgcacttcacaaaatagatgacatcatgaggaaagggaaattatgtggatatattgaagcatcagtcaggaagttaatgcttggtcgcaaatgggtcttccaaatggacaatgaccccaagcatacttccaaagttgtggcaaaatggcttaaggacaacagagtcaaggtattgggagtggccatcacaaagccctgacctcaaacctatagaacatttgtggacagaactgaaaaagtgtgtgcgaggaaggaggcctacaaacctgactcagttacaccagctctgtcaggaggaatgggccaaaatccacccaacttattgtgggaagcttgtggaatgctacccgaaaaatttcacccaagttaaacgatttaaaggtaatgctaccaaatactaattgagtgtatgtaaacttctgacccactgggaatgtgatgaaagaaataaaagctgaaataaatcactctattattctgacatttcacatccttaaaataaagtggtgatcctaactgacctaagatagggaatttttactcgggttaaatgtcaggaattgtgaaaaactgagttgaaatgtatttggctaaggtgcatgtaaacttccgacttcaactgtattttccaGGTCAGGAGCCCAAATAAAATGGAGCAATCGTTTGAATCTCTTACAGCTACATGTGTTAATGTACGATATAAAGTAGTGCTGAATGGGCAATTATCTTACAATGACTGACATACATTCTCCCATAATGAAGTATgtgcaaaatgtttattttatatatatatatatatatatatatatatatatatatatattcaaagaCTGATTTCCCATTCCACTCATGAACTAAAAATAAATGGATGTGGAGATTTTACATTGAGATTTTTCATCCTGTAACGTTTTTATGACCAATACCAAAGTATTTCGGTTTTCATTTGAACCACAATCTAAACTCTAAAAAGATCTGAATGAGGTTATCACCACATGACCTCACTTAAGGTCCATTGTGCAAACAATTGAATATTAAGAAAAATCAAATGTCTAGATTTGTCTTAGCCATTATAACAACCTATTTATAGCAAGTTCCGGTGATTGATGATGAATTATACACTTGATTCCACACCATCAACCATACAAACTTATACATTTCTTTCAGGGGGAGAGCTTTGAATAACTTGACTTCAAATTAAGATTGATCAAATCAAAATCTTGTGATCATCATATGATCAAATCAAAACTATATATTTCAGGCTATACACCATGAGGATACCCACTCTTACCATGGTGTCAACTTGAAAACAGGAGTCTAGCAAGCAACTATACATAATCAACAAGTGGACAACTCTACATTCAGCAGTTATATAGCAGGACTGTAATGCCGACACGTCACATGGTAACAGGGTCCCTTCATATGGTCTCAGATCTAGGACCAGCCCCCCCTGTCCATACATTATGATCGAAAAGGCAAAACTGACCCGAGACCAGCACCATTACCACAGTTAAAACAATGAGCCAGATATATAAATAattgtgaagcatccggttggcatTTCCACTCACTATGGATGGATGTTAGGAAGCTCAGTGGCTGGCAGTGGGAAAAGATGGAGCGAGAAGAATTGTGGCAGACATTCTACAAATTTTCTCAttgattaaacatttgatctccatacagttctgtttccaaaactagaatctcCAACAGAATAGACTGCGTTTTGTAGACGTCACCCTTCGCCAAAGAatttaacattttttaaatacgtTTGTTAGGAGTGCaagggcgaattgagttattgcacacgcgtACTTCAGTGTAGGCGTTCCCgaatggaaatatgcaaataaatgctagaacaggccaataggatctcactagctcgtgctggctctgcccacctccttgcttgttctgcccactatgattaatttgTGCCCATTGGAAACTACAGGCTCTGGTCCATCTTGGGTTAGTTAAAATCTTTCAtattactctgagacactttataaatacaggcacagataCCTAGTTAGAGTTAAAGCAATAAAAAGGTGGAAGAAACATGATTGAAGTCAAGCAGAAAATGGAGACAAAAATAGAGTGACTGCAATCAAATCCATTTCACTACTGGGCTGATCTGAACACATTTTCatgtgtcattatcacaatgtATGAAAACAACATTTAAAGCATAGTTATTGGATAATTGCCTTTTTGGATGGCAATTTGAGAATTCAGTGTGGGAAAATGACACTTGATTTCCACGCTGTAAAACAGTAAATCGGTAGATCTAAAACTAAgttttagaccccccccccccccccacaaaaatcAGAAccatacccccaaaaaacatagGTCGGCTGTAGTTTCTTCCCCAAAAACCCAATTTAATGTTTTGCTTCATatacattattatttatttatttatcacgATTCGCAAAATTGACCACTTTAATCTAAcagaaattatatatttttaaatcattAAATACTTTGAGCAAAACCCACCTTTGCAGTGTAACCTATTTTGGCAGGACAGAGGATATGGGTATAAAGTGCCTTTTAAAATTATCGTAGAATAATGTAAATATTATCCTCAACCAAACGTTTGACTGCTTGTAGCATCAGGGGAAGAGTTCAATTGAGACCTTGTCTCAATGGGGAATTCCGAGAAGTCTGTTCCGTGACTTCGCAGACTGACTTGTCCATTGGCAATAGTAAACTGGGAGGCGATTCCAGAACGTGAGGTCTGGAACTGCGACGGGAAGTTCTGATCGAAGGTGCTGATTTGATAAGTCTGATGCAACCCTTGAGCATCAGTCTTTTTCGAGGACGAAACTCCCTCCAGAAAATCGTCGGTTGGCGACACGGCCGAGGTAGTGGTCTCATCACCCGAAAATGAGAAAGAGTGCTGGGAGTCCCCTACAAGGAGTCCAAAATGGGGTTTCTCCAAGGTAGACCTTAGTGGAGAGTTCATCCCTGACTTACCAGTACCAGCGGTAAACCTACTGGGGGAAGGGTACTGCTTCTCTGTAGAGAACAGAGGCTGGTTGGAAAGGCTGGGGCTCTCGGTGACAAAGGTAAGACTCTGGCTGCTCAGGTAGCTATCGTTCTGGCTGGTCCTCTCCAGTGCTTGCTGGAGGAACTTGGAGTACTCGTGCAGGAGGCTAGATTTCTCTGCTGATGGGGCTTGAGAGTTACCTCCCAAGCTTTCTACCGGGCTGCCCTCAGACACATCGGAGGAGTTGATGGAGATGCTGGATGTCACCTCAGTGTCGGCCACACTGAAGGAGATATCTGGCTGCACGTTGGCCTTGTTCGAGTAGTGGTCCAGGAGAGTCTGGAGAACCTCATCCGGGAGCACGTTCTTGTCGTGATTGGACTTGACCTCGACGCTCAACGGCTGGGGTTCCAAGATGGTGGCGGGAACGGTTTCGTCAATGACGCTGGCCACTGCGACTTGTGTAGCGGAAGGCTGGGACGCGATGCTGCTTACATTAACAGCATAATCTCGGTTGTCGTTGTTGGCCATAGCGACCTGCTGGAGATACCTCTTCTTCTTCAGGAACTGCATGGCATCGTCGTAGTGTGTGCTGCTGGTTGCTGGTTTCATCTGCCCTCCTGGGAGAGCgtctactggctccaggtcagaGTTAGCCACATCCACGTCCAGAAGACCTTGTTTGTCAACAATCTCAAACGTGTACCTGGTGACTTTGCAGTCTTCGAAAGAGGACAAAGGGGATAAACTCTCAGGTGGTTCAGGTTCAGTTGGTTGCTTCAGACTCCTCTTGGGGACCTTCTTGAGGACCAGCTTGGGAGGATAAATCTCCTCAGAGGAGAGATTCTCCCCACCCAGCCCCAACTGCCGCCCACTAGATGTGTCAGGAAGTGCCACAGAATAATCTGCCATCACATACTCGTCTTTAACCACCTTGGAGGTAACCACATAGAGAGGTAGACATTCAATTTTGCTCGGTCTTTGCTCCACCTCCCTATCCATGTCGCCAAGAGAAGTGACTGTGGCAACGTTTTCAGTGGCAGCTGCTGAGAGAGCACATTGAGACTTGTCTGAGGTCTTCAGGCGTTTCTTCTTGGGCAGTGAGCACTCCTTGGCAGGAAAGGAGAAGGCCAGAGATTCTGTGTCGCTCAGGAGTCCTCCATCTTTCCCCGCTGCTGCTGTCTTGTGGGCTTTCCTCTCACGGCACATACGCCTGTGCTTTAGAACCCGGTCTGTTCTGGAGAAGTACTGTGGGAAACAAGAATGGGTTTGTGGCATACAAGGACAGTagtacaattatttatttatttttaaatagctTCTACATGCTTTATAAACCAGAGCTGTTTGTGCAGTCTTGCCAAGCCCAACTCTTAAGTTCATTGTTATTTGCTTTGATAACATAAATAACCAACCTGGTGGCAGTAGTCACATTGATAGGGCTTCTCTCCACTGTGGGTCCTTCTGTGCCTCTCCATGTGGTATTTCTGAATGAACCTCATGCCACACTCCTCACAGCGGAAGGGCTTCTCACCTAATAGAAAGTCAAAGGGACAGGTTATTCTGTGGGCTAGTAACATCAACATTCAACAAGTGGGATCTTTGATCAATCATTGGCTACCATAGTTCAATCATAGCTTCATGGGGCATTCTCTTACCAGTGTGGATCTTCTCATGTCTCTGGAGAAGGTATTTCTGTATGAAGCGCATATCACACTGGCTGCACTGAAATGGCTTCTCACCTGAAACCAAGCAACAGTAAATTACCATATGTTCTTGCATTTATTCAATGGGAAATTGTGTTAGCCTACTTATTATGCAGACAATGTAACTAACAATAATTGTTGTGTTCATTTAATGCTAATCAACAGACTTGACCGTCATAAAATACATTATACCAGTGTGGATGAAGACGTGTCTTTGTAGATGGTAGTTTGTTCGGAAGGCTGCATTGCAATGCCCACATACATGACACTTTGGACTCTGGAGACCCAATGATCCATCCTCATTGATGGTGAGAATCTAACAAAAAGGGGAATGATGTATGGAAAGACAAGAACAAAAGGTCAGTCAATTATTTCACAACTAAAGCGGGGCCTTTACCCAGAAAAAAACATTTGGTTTTCATCTGGTAGTTTTCAGGTGACAATATAAATCTTTAATCTGGACCTAACATGTGATTATGACCTAGTGTCAAGCAAATATATAACCTTGGCAGGAGAGCGCTGTTTTCTCTTCTTCTTGTGACACTCTGTTGTGAGGTCCCTGGgctgttttctctctttctttcccagcATCAGTGGATCCGAAGACAGCTTCAACTCTTGTTTGATGCTCACCTGCAAAACATTGTTTAATCACTTCACATGAATTAATTTCACCGATTAGTCAGAATGACAACGCTCTCAATGGGTGAATCCCAATTCTTCAAAAAGGAGGCAAAGAGATGAAAAAACAAAGACTTGAGATTCACCCAAAGTCATTGTTTACACTACAGTGCATGTATTGCAAGACTGGCAATAAGAATGTATGCAtgatgtatgta contains:
- the znf148 gene encoding zinc finger protein 148 isoform X2; this encodes MNIDDKLEGMLLKCSGVVDERVGIGGGGLVVMTLGERGLAHHPLLADDDDEEDDDLTGVSIVSHDLIATDELMVHEETVKNAREEGMMQRLAHKLPCTLHMPVSIKQELKLSSDPLMLGKKERKQPRDLTTECHKKKRKQRSPAKILTINEDGSLGLQSPKCHVCGHCNAAFRTNYHLQRHVFIHTGEKPFRCEECGMRFIQKYHMERHRRTHSGEKPYQCDYCHQYFSRTDRVLKHRRMCRERKAHKTAAAGKDGGLLSDTESLAFSFPAKECSLPKKKRLKTSDKSQCALSAAATENVATVTSLGDMDREVEQRPSKIECLPLYVVTSKVVKDEYVMADYSVALPDTSSGRQLGLGGENLSSEEIYPPKLVLKKVPKRSLKQPTEPEPPESLSPLSSFEDCKVTRYTFEIVDKQGLLDVDVANSDLEPVDALPGGQMKPATSSTHYDDAMQFLKKKRYLQQVAMANNDNRDYAVNVSSIASQPSATQVAVASVIDETVPATILEPQPLSVEVKSNHDKNVLPDEVLQTLLDHYSNKANVQPDISFSVADTEVTSSISINSSDVSEGSPVESLGGNSQAPSAEKSSLLHEYSKFLQQALERTSQNDSYLSSQSLTFVTESPSLSNQPLFSTEKQYPSPSRFTAGTGKSGMNSPLRSTLEKPHFGLLVGDSQHSFSFSGDETTTSAVSPTDDFLEGVSSSKKTDAQGLHQTYQISTFDQNFPSQFQTSRSGIASQFTIANGQVSLRSHGTDFSEFPIETRSQLNSSPDATSSQTFG
- the znf148 gene encoding zinc finger protein 148 isoform X1; protein product: MNIDDKLEGMLLKCSGVVDERVGIGGGGLVVMTLGERGLAHHPLLADDDDEEDDDLTGVSIVSHDLIATDELMVHEETVKNAREEGMMQRLAHKLPCTLHMPVSIKQELKLSSDPLMLGKKERKQPRDLTTECHKKKRKQRSPAKILTINEDGSLGLQSPKCHVCGHCNAAFRTNYHLQRHVFIHTGEKPFQCSQCDMRFIQKYLLQRHEKIHTGEKPFRCEECGMRFIQKYHMERHRRTHSGEKPYQCDYCHQYFSRTDRVLKHRRMCRERKAHKTAAAGKDGGLLSDTESLAFSFPAKECSLPKKKRLKTSDKSQCALSAAATENVATVTSLGDMDREVEQRPSKIECLPLYVVTSKVVKDEYVMADYSVALPDTSSGRQLGLGGENLSSEEIYPPKLVLKKVPKRSLKQPTEPEPPESLSPLSSFEDCKVTRYTFEIVDKQGLLDVDVANSDLEPVDALPGGQMKPATSSTHYDDAMQFLKKKRYLQQVAMANNDNRDYAVNVSSIASQPSATQVAVASVIDETVPATILEPQPLSVEVKSNHDKNVLPDEVLQTLLDHYSNKANVQPDISFSVADTEVTSSISINSSDVSEGSPVESLGGNSQAPSAEKSSLLHEYSKFLQQALERTSQNDSYLSSQSLTFVTESPSLSNQPLFSTEKQYPSPSRFTAGTGKSGMNSPLRSTLEKPHFGLLVGDSQHSFSFSGDETTTSAVSPTDDFLEGVSSSKKTDAQGLHQTYQISTFDQNFPSQFQTSRSGIASQFTIANGQVSLRSHGTDFSEFPIETRSQLNSSPDATSSQTFG